The Novosphingobium aromaticivorans DSM 12444 genome segment CGCGCGCAAGGTCGGCAAGCACCGGGGCGGTGAACGCCCCCTCGGCCACCGTCGCGCGGTCGGCCATGACGGCCGTTGCGCTTGCTCCCTCGCCCAGCGCCTTGCCGAGCGAGAAATTGCGGCTCGAAGTGGAAGAACATGTCAACACCAGGTCTCCCAAACCCGAGAGCCCCGACAATGTTTTCGGCCGCGCCCCCAGCGCAAGCCCGAAACGCTGCATTTCGGCGAAACCCCGGCTGATCAGCGCCGCCCGGGCGTTCTGGCCGAGACGCAGTCCCTCGACCACGCCGCAGGCAATGGCCAGCACGTTCTTCACCGCGCCGCCGATCTCGGCCCCGGTCACGTCGTCCGAATAATAGGGACGGAACGTCGGGCGGGCGATGGCGGTCGAAAGCCGCAGCCACTGTTCCTCTCCCCCGGCACAGGCGAGGGTAACCGCCGTCGGCAACCCGTCCGCCACTTCATGCGCAAAGGTCGGGCCGGAAAGCACGGCGATGCTCGCGTCCGGTGCCGCGTCGCGGGCGACGTCGGCCATCAACCGCCCGGTTCCGGCCTCGATCCCCTTTGAGCACAGGACCACGTCCCCACCGTCACGCCCGATCCCGCCAAGAACGGACGCAAGATGCTGGGCCGGCGTCACCAGCAGCAGGACCGGGATGCGCGCCATGTCGGCAAGGTCTGCGGTGGCGGTGATCGTCGGATTGAGACAGGCGGAAGGCAGGAACGGTCCATTGCGCCGGTCCTCGTTGATTTCGCGGACCACTTCGCTCTCGCGCGCCCACAGCAGGACCTCGCGCCCGTCGC includes the following:
- a CDS encoding NAD(P)H-dependent glycerol-3-phosphate dehydrogenase translates to MTFEVGVVGAGAWGTALAQMLSSDGREVLLWARESEVVREINEDRRNGPFLPSACLNPTITATADLADMARIPVLLLVTPAQHLASVLGGIGRDGGDVVLCSKGIEAGTGRLMADVARDAAPDASIAVLSGPTFAHEVADGLPTAVTLACAGGEEQWLRLSTAIARPTFRPYYSDDVTGAEIGGAVKNVLAIACGVVEGLRLGQNARAALISRGFAEMQRFGLALGARPKTLSGLSGLGDLVLTCSSTSSRNFSLGKALGEGASATAVMADRATVAEGAFTAPVLADLARGRGISMPIVEAVVTLLEGAAPAREVVAGLLSRPLTAENPLV